From one Ignavibacteria bacterium genomic stretch:
- a CDS encoding PD40 domain-containing protein, with translation MKNILILVIALLVCLAPALSQDMSNYPISLTPMSGINSKANDYAPTVSSSKSLLYFTSTRDGGTGKADVYTSLKQGNAWALPVQFLTLNTPQHEGSLSFTSDGATVVFAAEREGGYGDADIYIANVTNDGIVNIRNMAAAVNTKYWDSQPSISSDGKKVYFASNRPGGIGGTDVWVTVQDDQGRWGEARCMDQTINTSKDEVSPFITTDNGTLIFASKGHPGFGGFDLFYSLADGGSWSAPTNLGGIVNSDNDEMFYYASSTSDNFYLASSRNPENALDIYQGTPNLLGVGTMKLNVSVVDSLSGRPLPAIILIFDVAANIPIATINTNPDDVATQIALPARRAYRVEARVQGYPARSVDIPSVAANTSQTAKIMFGTIGFDFSNYQIPFFVTGYYRPNTSNNLVELFQKRKTDLKDATYIEAFEENSEKHQRYQRYSEVVETLFNNVVATAVDTVFPRFLETSAPGDVIEIVVYGYADPKPILGRYVESEEVTFEDASGVVHSVKDNDKLTNLTLSGLRAYYSVKQIEQMIRSRSEATHSEAYSKLADNGKVRFRTVGGGVNTTGTDYAAQRRIKIDFVRLNGAGKQKE, from the coding sequence ATGAAGAATATCCTGATATTGGTGATTGCACTCCTTGTATGCCTTGCGCCTGCACTGTCGCAGGATATGAGTAATTATCCCATTTCGCTTACACCAATGAGTGGTATTAACAGTAAGGCAAATGATTATGCACCCACGGTGTCATCCTCGAAGTCGTTACTATATTTTACCTCAACCCGTGATGGCGGTACCGGTAAGGCCGACGTGTACACGTCGCTGAAGCAAGGAAATGCATGGGCGTTGCCCGTACAATTCCTAACACTGAATACTCCGCAGCATGAGGGGTCACTTTCGTTTACGTCCGACGGTGCCACAGTAGTTTTTGCCGCTGAGAGGGAAGGGGGCTATGGCGATGCTGATATCTATATCGCCAACGTGACAAATGATGGAATAGTAAACATACGGAATATGGCTGCAGCTGTGAATACAAAGTACTGGGATTCGCAGCCATCAATCAGCAGCGATGGTAAGAAAGTATATTTTGCTTCAAACAGACCCGGCGGCATCGGAGGTACTGATGTATGGGTTACGGTTCAGGACGACCAGGGTCGCTGGGGCGAAGCCCGGTGTATGGACCAAACCATTAATACGAGTAAGGACGAAGTGTCGCCATTTATCACCACGGACAACGGCACCCTGATTTTTGCCAGCAAGGGTCACCCCGGTTTTGGCGGATTTGATCTGTTCTATTCACTGGCAGACGGTGGATCATGGTCGGCTCCCACAAACCTTGGTGGTATTGTTAACAGCGATAATGACGAGATGTTTTACTATGCCTCTTCAACATCAGATAACTTTTACCTGGCATCCTCAAGGAATCCGGAAAATGCTCTTGACATTTACCAGGGTACCCCCAACTTGCTTGGTGTAGGAACAATGAAGCTGAACGTGAGTGTTGTTGATTCACTCTCGGGCCGGCCACTACCCGCCATTATTCTCATTTTTGACGTGGCTGCCAACATTCCGATTGCTACAATAAACACAAATCCCGACGATGTGGCTACGCAGATTGCACTGCCTGCGCGCCGTGCATATCGTGTGGAAGCTCGTGTTCAAGGTTATCCGGCACGCAGTGTTGATATCCCCTCAGTTGCAGCGAATACCTCGCAAACGGCCAAAATCATGTTTGGTACAATTGGATTTGACTTTAGCAATTATCAGATACCGTTTTTTGTGACCGGCTATTATCGACCGAATACCAGTAATAATTTGGTAGAGCTCTTCCAGAAGCGAAAAACTGACCTTAAAGATGCAACCTACATCGAAGCCTTTGAGGAAAACTCGGAAAAACATCAGCGATATCAGCGCTATTCAGAAGTTGTGGAAACATTGTTCAACAATGTAGTTGCTACGGCTGTTGACACAGTATTCCCTCGTTTTCTTGAAACATCCGCCCCTGGTGACGTTATTGAAATTGTGGTGTATGGTTATGCAGATCCCAAACCAATTCTTGGTCGTTATGTCGAATCTGAAGAAGTAACGTTCGAAGATGCATCGGGTGTGGTACATTCGGTAAAGGATAACGATAAGTTAACTAATCTTACATTGTCCGGTTTGCGTGCCTATTATTCGGTTAAGCAAATTGAGCAAATGATTCGGTCACGCTCAGAGGCTACTCATTCCGAAGCATACAGTAAGCTTGCAGACAATGGTAAGGTACGCTTCCGCACAGTTGGTGGTGGTGTAAATACAACAGGTACGGATTATGCCGCTCAGCGCCGTATAAAGATTGATTTTGTCCGTTTGAATGGTGCCGGTAAACAGAAGGAATAA